The Marinifilum sp. JC120 genome segment TTTCATCCACTTCGCCGCGTCTCGACTCGGCTCCGGGGCAGGTCAGGAAAGCGGCGGTTTCGTTGCCGTGGGGGATCATGACCGCAGTGTCTTCCACAAATACGGAATCGGGATACTCTTCCACCGGGGGAAGAATCGTAACGTTGATCCCGGACTGTTTGAAATATTCAATGTAGCCCTTGTGCTGGGCAAGGGTCAGTTCCATGTCCGGGCAGCCGAGGCCTGCTTCGGTCAGTCCCTGTCCGAGATTTTTTGCCGGAGTCCTGACAATTGCTTTGCTGAACATTTTCAGCCTCCTTTACTGGATGGTCGCGTCTTTTTTCTTTTGTTCTTCGGCGATGATGGTCAGCTTGGAACGGATGTAGGCACTGGCGATGTTTCCGGCCTCGTCGTCCTGTTTGGGGGCAAAGGCGGCGATGTCATCAGCTACCTGTTTTTCCATGCGCTCAGATTCCATGAACATAATATAAACCAGCACCAGCGCAGAATCGTTTTCCGTTGTGCCGCTGCAAAGTTCCTCAATCTGATTGCGGGGAACTGTTTCTAGCAGACGTTCGACAAACATGTTGGCCCATTTGTCATAAAGATCGTTAATGGGCGGGATCATGGATTTAATGTTGCGCACCGCGCCTTCGTCAATGTTAGGCATGGTCAGGGCAATGAATTCACCAAGAGCATCTTGGCGAGCTTCTTCGTTGGCAGTGCACTTGTCCATGACTATCTTATAAATATATTTTTTGATTTCTGTTTCCTGCATCTATTTTCTCCCATACGGCAAAATTTCATTAAAAGCTGTTGGATGAATACAAGAAAGGAGCGACTCAGGCAACAGCACCAGTTTCCATAACTTGATTCGTCTCCGGCTTTGGTGCTAAGTCTTCACCGTATCTAGAAAATAAGCGTTTTTGCGGCGCATGAAAATATTTATAGCAGTTAATTTCAGGAGAGAACCACAGATGGTAAATGGTAAAAAAGTTGTAATGGTTATGCCTGCTTACAATGCGGCGTCCACTTTGAAGAAAACTTTGGATGAACTGCCTGCGGATGTCGTGGATGAAATTCTGCTAGTTGATGATTGCAGCCGCGATGATACTGTTTCACAGGCGGAAAAGCTGGGCATCAAGACCGTGGTTCATACCTGTAATACGGGGTATGGAGGAAACCAGAAAACTTGTTACCGCACTGCCCTTGAAATGGGAGCTGATGTGGTGGTCATGGTCCACCCGGATTACCAGTACACCCCGCTGATTATTTCAGCCATGGTTTCGCCCATTGCCTACGGGGTTTTTGATTGCATGCTCGGCTCAAGGATTCTGGGCACCGGAGCGCGTAAGGGCGGCATGCCCCTCTATAAATATATTTCTAACCGGGCTTTGACTTGGTTTCAGAACCTGCTGGTGGGCTACCATCTTTCCGAATACCACACCGGATACCGGGCTTTTTCCCGCGAATTGCTGGAAACACTTCCTCTTGAAAACAACAGCGATGATTTCATCTTTGATAACCAGATGCTCTGCCAGATCATTTATTCCGGCTACGATATCGGGGAAGTAACCTGCCCGACCCGCTATATGGATGACTCTTCATCCATCAGTTTTGCGCGTTCGGTAAAATATGGAATGGGCGTGTTGCGTTGCTCCTGCGAAACATTGGGACACAGGATGGGCTGGCTGAAAAGTGAATTTTTGAAAGACGTTCCTCAAAAAAGACAGACGGGACAGGCAGACTAATCATGGGTATTGCGAAGGCTGGAAATGAAATGAAGAAAGCGTTGATCGCAGCGGCAATTCTCTCCGCGCTGGTGCTCACTGTCTACGGGCAGTGTGGCGGTTTTGAACTGGTTACCTATGATGATACCAGCTACGTGACCAATAATCAGCGAGTCATGCAAGGAATCTCCGCCGAAAATGTCAGCTGGGCTTTCAGCACCTTTCAGCTTTCCAACTATCATCCGCTGACCGTGGTTTCGCATATGTTCGATACTTCCCTGTTCGGGGATTCGGACGGGGCGCGTCATCTGGTCAATGTCTTTTTCCACCTCTGCAATGTGCTGCTGCTTTTCTTTTTTCTGCTTAAGGCTACAAGAGGATTTGAAAAAGACGGATTGATTCCGTCATTCTTTGTGGCGGCCCTTTTTGCTGTGCATCCGGTGCATGTGGAATCTGTAGCATGGGTGGCAGAGAGGAAGGATGTACTTTCCACTTTTTTCTGGCTCAGTGCTATGCACAGCTGGCTGGGCTGGGCAAAAGACAGGAACATGGCATCCTACGGGCTTACTTTTTTCTTCACCGGACTGGGGATTCTGGCTAAACCCATGGTGGTTACTCTGCCTGCTGCACTGGTGCTGTTGGATATCTGGCCGCTCAACCGGGTTGATTTTTCCAAGAATCCCGTGGCGCAGCTTGCTAGGCTGGTTGCGGAGAAGCTTCCTTTGTTCGGGCTTTCCATACTTTCTTCCGTACTGACCGTAATGGCTCAGCAGGGTGGGGGCGCCGTGCAGAGTGTGGAATCTTTCCCCTTGAGCCTGCGTCTTTCCAACGCCCTTGTTTCGTATGTGTCCTACCTCGGAGAACTGGTTGCTCCGCTTAACCTTGCGGTCTTTTATCCTTATCCTCATGAGATTCCTGTCTGGAAGCCTGCACTGGCGGCTTTGTTTATTCTGGCCGTGTCTGGTGTGGCTGTGCGTTTTATCAAGAAATTTCCTCTCGGGGCAATGGGTTGGTTCTGGTACTTGGGAACGCTTGTTCCAGTGATTGGGCTGGTGCAGGTTGGCGATCAGTCCATGGCTGATCGTTATGCTTATATCCCTTTCATGGGGATTTATATGATCATAGCTTTTGGCGCGGCGCGGCTGGTTCGGGAAGGACGTGTGCCCGGAAAGCCGGCAGTTGCAATTGGTTCGGTTCTGGTGGCAGTGCTGCTGGCCGGGGCCTATACTCAGGCCGGACACTGGAAGGATAGCAAATCCCTGTATACCCGTGCGCTGGCAGTGACTGAGAATAACCACCATATGCATTACAACTACGGCAATCTTCTGGAGCGGGAGAAAAATTTCACTGAGGCGGCAAAACATTTCAAGGCTGCTTTTAAGGCCGACCCTTCCCATTACAAGGCTATGACTAGTTTTGCCTCAATCATGAGCCGCAAAGGTGATCCCTATACTGCACTGAATTTGTACCAGCGGGCCTTGCAGATCAATCCGAATTACGCCACAGCGCTCGGTAACAGGGGCATAGTCTACATGCAGCAGGGCAAGTTCGAAGCTGCACTGGCCGACCTGCGCAAAGCTCAGAAGTTTGAACCGCAGCAGCCCAATCATATGATCAATATGGGCCTTCTGTTCTACATGCGTGGTGATAACTCCTCGGCTAAAGAATGGCTGCGCAAGGCTTTGCAGATTGACCCGGACAATAAGATAGCCCGCAAGAATCTGGTTTTGATTCCCTGATTGAGTAATCAAGGTTTTTGACGTATCTCTTTTTAAGGGGGAATAATAGTATTCCTCCTGCGTGCTGTGCTGATGACTTTTCTTGTGCGTTGCGGGCCGTTAATCCTCTTTTGCGTATGGGGTGATGTATGGATTTCTTTCACAACCTCCTGCCTCTGTTCAAAATCATTTTTGTTTTTATCTGTATGCTGGCCGGGATCAGGCTAAGGCTCGGCGTCGGGCCTTCTATTCTGGCCGGGGGCGGGGTGCTGGCTCTGCTCACTTCCATGAAAATTGGGGAGGTGCTCACGGTCAGTGCTGAAGCTTTACGTGATGATAAAACAATTTTTCTGGCATTGATTGTGGCTCTTATCATGATGCTGTCCGGCCTGCTGGAGAAAACCGGGCAGGCGGGAAGGATAATGAATTCACTGACCGGGTACCTAAGAAGTCCTCGGTTACGTTTGGTCTTTTTTCCGGCACTTATCGGTCTGCTACCCATGCCCGGAGGGGCTATTTTCTCCGCGCCCATGATTCAGGAGGCAGCTAACGGTCTTGATGTTTCCGGGCGGGACAAGGTGGTCATCAATTATTGGTTCCGCCATGTTTGGGAGCTGGCATGGCCACTTTATCCGGGTATGATTCTCGCCGCCTCCCTGTGCGGGATGAGTATTTTTGAATATATCGGTTACACCTTTCCCGGTGCGTTTGCCTGCATCGGTCTGGGGTGTTTTTTTTATTTGCGTCCTTCAGTACTGCCTATGGAAAATAACGGTCATGCTGCGGATGTTTCCGGCAATGGGCGGGATTTTAAAAAAGTGCTCAAGGAAGGGCTGCCTCTCATTGTCGCCATTGGTGGGGCTTTTATTTTTGAAACACTGCTGAGCATGGTTTTTCCCGGAATCCCTTTTGAGATCGGGATAATTCTGGCTCTGCTGGCAGCTGTTTTCTGCTGCGTACTGGCTAACTCCGGTTCACTGGGGATTATACGGAGACTGCTCGTTGAGAAGCGGTTTTTGAACATGATCTTCATGATTGTCTGCGTTTTCGTGTTCAAGGATATTCTTGGAGCCTGCGGGGTTGTGGACGAACTGGCCCGCTTGGCCGGAGGGGAAGCCGCACTCATTGCCGCTGCGGTATTTGTTCCTTTTCTGGTCGGTTTTATTGCCGGGATTACACTTGCTTTTGTGGGC includes the following:
- a CDS encoding tetratricopeptide repeat protein, whose product is MGIAKAGNEMKKALIAAAILSALVLTVYGQCGGFELVTYDDTSYVTNNQRVMQGISAENVSWAFSTFQLSNYHPLTVVSHMFDTSLFGDSDGARHLVNVFFHLCNVLLLFFFLLKATRGFEKDGLIPSFFVAALFAVHPVHVESVAWVAERKDVLSTFFWLSAMHSWLGWAKDRNMASYGLTFFFTGLGILAKPMVVTLPAALVLLDIWPLNRVDFSKNPVAQLARLVAEKLPLFGLSILSSVLTVMAQQGGGAVQSVESFPLSLRLSNALVSYVSYLGELVAPLNLAVFYPYPHEIPVWKPALAALFILAVSGVAVRFIKKFPLGAMGWFWYLGTLVPVIGLVQVGDQSMADRYAYIPFMGIYMIIAFGAARLVREGRVPGKPAVAIGSVLVAVLLAGAYTQAGHWKDSKSLYTRALAVTENNHHMHYNYGNLLEREKNFTEAAKHFKAAFKADPSHYKAMTSFASIMSRKGDPYTALNLYQRALQINPNYATALGNRGIVYMQQGKFEAALADLRKAQKFEPQQPNHMINMGLLFYMRGDNSSAKEWLRKALQIDPDNKIARKNLVLIP
- a CDS encoding DUF401 family protein, which produces MDFFHNLLPLFKIIFVFICMLAGIRLRLGVGPSILAGGGVLALLTSMKIGEVLTVSAEALRDDKTIFLALIVALIMMLSGLLEKTGQAGRIMNSLTGYLRSPRLRLVFFPALIGLLPMPGGAIFSAPMIQEAANGLDVSGRDKVVINYWFRHVWELAWPLYPGMILAASLCGMSIFEYIGYTFPGAFACIGLGCFFYLRPSVLPMENNGHAADVSGNGRDFKKVLKEGLPLIVAIGGAFIFETLLSMVFPGIPFEIGIILALLAAVFCCVLANSGSLGIIRRLLVEKRFLNMIFMIVCVFVFKDILGACGVVDELARLAGGEAALIAAAVFVPFLVGFIAGITLAFVGAAMPLVVGLVQAAGLQDQLPAWAVLCMFSGFAGIMASPLHICFLLTCEYFKVDMVAAWKKVVIPSLVLMLLGVAYFFVLL
- a CDS encoding glycosyltransferase family 2 protein; the protein is MVNGKKVVMVMPAYNAASTLKKTLDELPADVVDEILLVDDCSRDDTVSQAEKLGIKTVVHTCNTGYGGNQKTCYRTALEMGADVVVMVHPDYQYTPLIISAMVSPIAYGVFDCMLGSRILGTGARKGGMPLYKYISNRALTWFQNLLVGYHLSEYHTGYRAFSRELLETLPLENNSDDFIFDNQMLCQIIYSGYDIGEVTCPTRYMDDSSSISFARSVKYGMGVLRCSCETLGHRMGWLKSEFLKDVPQKRQTGQAD